In one Streptomyces sp. NBC_01288 genomic region, the following are encoded:
- a CDS encoding streptophobe family protein, translating to MTPRTPSDQAVAQHGWLQALATTLAGVLGMGMVSALGLWAAGATDLPDGAFPRVVTATVVTAVGGTVKLTGNAGSLADTKAGLTVIPLSVTLTGALLTAAGFLRPLRHRAVASGAELAGWAARIAVLWLLALIGLALGTRQKFSISLGTGTLGDIGDLLGASPEVGFEADVPQTVLFGLLWLAGVLILSLLVSPGAPLPARLLRFHASVRPAAFAVVALLLAYVALGVVLALVVAATRGYAAQTFALILLGMPNLVWLALTIGLGATWNGRVDGPFGLPVPRLLNEVLRTPDVSTLNLRSLAAHDSGVWWLLVVNAVLLLSAAFLMAARSPARVRAWQHAVHLAIAFALAVLMICLVGRISAHYGLSLLGIGDVGGGLSGDLFLKPELWSAVGLAALWGLVAGFLGALLARRVHRRGEVEIPKQPQHQP from the coding sequence GTGACCCCCCGAACCCCCTCTGACCAGGCAGTAGCCCAACACGGCTGGCTCCAGGCGCTTGCCACGACGCTGGCAGGAGTGCTCGGCATGGGCATGGTCTCCGCGCTGGGCCTGTGGGCGGCGGGCGCGACGGACCTCCCGGACGGCGCGTTCCCCCGGGTCGTCACGGCCACGGTGGTGACGGCGGTGGGCGGCACCGTGAAACTCACCGGCAACGCCGGCTCCCTGGCCGACACCAAGGCGGGCCTGACCGTCATCCCCCTCTCGGTAACCCTGACCGGCGCCCTGCTGACCGCGGCGGGTTTCCTACGACCTCTGCGGCACCGAGCGGTCGCCTCGGGGGCGGAACTGGCCGGCTGGGCCGCCCGTATCGCCGTCCTGTGGCTGCTCGCCCTGATCGGACTGGCCCTGGGCACGCGCCAGAAGTTCTCGATCTCCCTGGGCACCGGAACCCTCGGCGACATCGGCGACCTGCTGGGCGCCTCCCCCGAGGTCGGCTTCGAGGCGGACGTACCGCAGACGGTGCTGTTCGGTTTGCTGTGGCTGGCAGGGGTACTGATCCTGTCCCTCCTGGTGTCCCCCGGCGCACCCCTCCCGGCCCGCCTCCTCCGCTTCCACGCGTCGGTACGCCCGGCCGCGTTCGCGGTGGTGGCCCTGCTCCTCGCCTACGTCGCCCTCGGCGTCGTTCTGGCCCTCGTCGTGGCGGCGACACGCGGCTACGCCGCCCAGACCTTCGCCCTCATCCTCCTGGGAATGCCGAACCTGGTCTGGCTGGCCCTCACGATCGGCCTGGGTGCCACCTGGAACGGCCGGGTGGACGGCCCCTTCGGCCTCCCCGTCCCCCGCCTCCTGAACGAGGTCCTGCGCACCCCGGACGTCTCCACCCTGAACCTGCGCTCGCTCGCCGCCCACGACAGCGGCGTCTGGTGGCTCCTGGTAGTGAACGCGGTCCTGCTCCTCTCGGCCGCCTTCCTGATGGCCGCCCGCTCCCCGGCCCGCGTACGCGCCTGGCAGCACGCCGTCCACCTGGCGATCGCCTTCGCCCTGGCGGTCCTCATGATCTGCCTGGTCGGACGAATCTCGGCCCACTACGGCCTCTCCCTCCTCGGCATCGGCGACGTGGGCGGCGGCCTGTCCGGAGACCTGTTCCTGAAGCCGGAGTTGTGGTCGGCGGTGGGACTGGCGGCGCTGTGGGGTCTGGTCGCGGGATTCCTCGGGGCCCTCCTCGCAAGGCGGGTCCACCGACGGGGCGAGGTCGAAATCCCCAAGCAGCCACAGCACCAGCCATGA
- a CDS encoding DUF6777 domain-containing protein, which yields MSVEPPSSGRPTGPPSGPLSGPSQPPSGPPSQPSGGGGAGAPEPHRPWWKSVPRVAILTAVVVAAVVLGLVFTRSDGGSSNTASKGEVFLQSAAKTGPDPFTESSATENSAPPVTASPSASEPVNAVRGVDGGAPGLYGGTQNVSSCDVEKQIKALQAAPAKNTAFASVAGVQPAGVPAYLRSLTPVQLRMDTRVTNHGYRDGAATSYQAVLQAGTAVLVDNHGVPRVRCACGNPLSPPVAQQTTPKRTGDTWSSYRPQNVVVVTPAPQIINIFVIYDPDNHHWFGRHHGDTGKHDHKTPPPVNPASPSVTVSPPTSPSSNSPSPCASTAPGTPGTPGTSTSPCPPTSSAPSSPSSSSPSSESPSSEPPSTESSSASSASSASSAPPESLASDTTTTSSSSFSAPVSSGSISPSL from the coding sequence GTGAGCGTCGAACCTCCGTCTTCAGGCCGCCCCACCGGACCGCCCTCCGGCCCCCTGTCGGGACCCTCCCAGCCGCCTTCCGGCCCGCCCTCGCAGCCCTCGGGCGGTGGCGGTGCCGGGGCGCCGGAGCCGCACCGGCCCTGGTGGAAGTCGGTGCCGCGGGTCGCGATCCTCACGGCCGTCGTGGTGGCCGCCGTGGTGCTGGGGCTCGTCTTCACCCGGTCCGACGGCGGTTCGAGCAACACCGCGAGCAAGGGCGAGGTCTTTCTCCAGTCCGCGGCCAAGACCGGGCCCGACCCGTTCACCGAGTCCAGTGCCACCGAGAACTCCGCCCCGCCCGTCACCGCGTCCCCCAGCGCCTCGGAACCGGTGAACGCGGTGCGCGGTGTCGACGGCGGTGCCCCCGGTCTCTACGGCGGCACCCAGAACGTCTCCAGCTGTGACGTCGAGAAGCAGATCAAGGCCCTTCAGGCGGCCCCGGCGAAGAACACGGCGTTCGCGTCCGTCGCCGGCGTCCAGCCCGCCGGAGTCCCCGCCTACCTGCGCTCGCTCACCCCCGTACAACTGCGCATGGACACCCGCGTCACCAACCACGGCTACCGCGACGGCGCCGCCACCAGCTACCAGGCCGTCCTCCAGGCCGGCACCGCCGTCCTCGTCGACAACCACGGCGTGCCCCGCGTCCGCTGCGCCTGCGGCAACCCGCTGTCGCCGCCGGTCGCCCAGCAGACCACCCCGAAGCGCACCGGCGACACCTGGTCCTCGTACCGGCCGCAGAACGTCGTCGTGGTGACCCCCGCACCGCAGATCATCAACATCTTCGTGATCTACGACCCCGACAACCACCACTGGTTCGGCCGCCACCACGGCGACACGGGCAAGCACGACCACAAGACCCCGCCGCCGGTGAACCCGGCCAGCCCCTCGGTGACCGTGTCCCCGCCGACCTCGCCGTCCTCCAACTCCCCGTCGCCGTGCGCCTCCACGGCCCCCGGCACGCCGGGAACGCCCGGCACGTCCACCAGCCCGTGCCCGCCGACGTCGAGCGCGCCGTCCTCGCCGTCCTCCTCGTCCCCGAGTTCGGAGTCCCCGTCCTCCGAGCCTCCGTCCACGGAGTCGTCGTCAGCCTCTTCCGCCTCCTCGGCCTCGTCCGCCCCACCCGAATCGCTCGCTTCCGACACGACCACGACCTCGTCGTCGAGCTTCAGCGCGCCGGTTTCGTCGGGGTCGATTTCACCGTCACTCTGA
- a CDS encoding ATP-binding protein, which produces MIDHRDGVVIPTRFDVPVEPLRRAAHYTGEPGCISAARHFTHQFLEQLRTEWCATIDDQSDGELLLVVSELVTNADRHSNGPYILELEGTDTSVTVSVCDSSVALPRLFARDPERIGRHGLEIVHALAAQVSVERVPVGKRVRAVVYLGGEDR; this is translated from the coding sequence ATGATCGACCACCGGGACGGGGTAGTGATACCGACTCGTTTCGACGTGCCCGTGGAACCGCTGAGGCGGGCGGCGCACTACACCGGAGAACCGGGCTGCATCTCCGCGGCCCGGCACTTCACGCACCAGTTCCTGGAGCAGCTCAGAACCGAGTGGTGCGCCACGATCGACGACCAGTCCGACGGTGAACTGCTGCTGGTGGTGAGCGAGTTGGTCACCAACGCGGATCGCCACAGCAACGGGCCGTACATCCTGGAGCTGGAGGGCACGGACACCTCGGTGACGGTGTCCGTCTGCGACAGCAGCGTCGCCCTGCCCCGGCTCTTCGCCCGGGACCCCGAGCGCATCGGCCGGCACGGCCTGGAGATAGTCCACGCCCTGGCCGCGCAGGTGAGCGTCGAACGGGTCCCGGTCGGCAAGAGGGTGCGCGCCGTGGTGTACCTGGGCGGAGAGGACCGCTAG
- a CDS encoding class I SAM-dependent methyltransferase → MLRDTFDRAAERYDRARPRYPRPLVDELARTADLGPAGRVLEIAPGTGQLTVPLAGFGCRLTAVELGPSLAAVARRNLSAFPRVDVQVADFELWEVPDEPFDLAVIATAYHWFDPGRFLAKTASALRPGGHLAVVTTHHVAGGTQDFFDRIQRCYERWDPATPPGFRSPTEDETATDTREFEHSAHFEDVTVWRGAQEITYTTDEYLDVVLTYSNHLAMDEPSRQGLLACLRELLDTRHDGRVTKRYLHELITATRSGA, encoded by the coding sequence GTGCTGCGCGACACATTCGACAGAGCGGCCGAGCGCTACGACCGGGCCCGCCCCCGGTATCCGCGCCCCCTGGTCGACGAACTGGCCCGCACGGCGGACCTCGGCCCGGCCGGCCGGGTCCTGGAGATCGCCCCCGGCACCGGTCAACTCACCGTCCCGCTCGCCGGGTTCGGCTGCCGGCTGACCGCCGTGGAACTGGGCCCGTCGCTCGCGGCGGTGGCCCGGCGCAATCTGAGCGCGTTTCCGCGGGTGGACGTACAGGTCGCGGACTTCGAGCTGTGGGAGGTGCCGGACGAGCCGTTCGACCTGGCGGTGATCGCGACGGCGTACCACTGGTTCGATCCCGGGAGGTTCCTCGCGAAGACGGCGTCCGCGCTGCGTCCCGGCGGGCACCTCGCGGTCGTCACCACGCACCATGTGGCGGGCGGCACGCAGGACTTCTTCGACCGGATACAGCGCTGCTACGAACGCTGGGACCCGGCCACCCCGCCCGGCTTCCGGAGTCCCACCGAGGACGAAACGGCAACGGACACACGGGAGTTCGAGCACTCCGCGCACTTCGAGGACGTCACGGTGTGGCGGGGCGCGCAGGAGATCACGTACACGACCGACGAGTACCTCGACGTCGTGCTCACGTACTCGAACCATCTCGCGATGGACGAGCCCTCGCGCCAGGGCCTGCTGGCCTGTCTGCGGGAGCTGCTGGATACGCGGCACGACGGCCGGGTCACCAAGCGGTACCTGCACGAGCTGATCACGGCCACCCGGAGCGGGGCGTGA
- a CDS encoding helix-turn-helix domain-containing protein: MSNQAPNQARVIPLRPHEPAPHLPEPQVPAPKEPLWRDLVGDVLRRERLAQERTLKDVADAARISMPYLSEVERGRKEASSEVLAAAAHALGLDLGDLLSLAGDELGQRRNRRQGRVTSPYNAQLSLVAA; encoded by the coding sequence GTGAGCAACCAAGCGCCGAACCAAGCCCGCGTGATTCCGCTGCGCCCGCACGAGCCGGCCCCTCACCTGCCGGAGCCACAGGTTCCCGCGCCCAAGGAGCCTTTGTGGCGCGACCTGGTCGGTGACGTCCTACGACGCGAACGCCTCGCCCAGGAACGCACGTTGAAGGACGTGGCCGACGCCGCCCGGATCTCCATGCCGTATCTCTCGGAGGTGGAGCGGGGCCGCAAGGAGGCCTCCTCGGAGGTCCTCGCGGCCGCCGCCCACGCCCTCGGTCTCGACCTCGGCGACCTGCTGTCGCTGGCCGGAGACGAACTGGGCCAGCGCCGCAACAGGCGTCAGGGCAGGGTCACTTCGCCGTACAACGCGCAGCTCAGTCTGGTCGCCGCCTGA
- a CDS encoding ClpP family protease: MGTYTIPNVVERTPNGERSYDVFSRLLSERIIFLGTDIDDGVANVVIAQLLHLESSAPERELAIYINSPGGSFTSLMAIYDTMTYVQAPISTFCVGQAASTAAVLLAGGDPGRRFVLEHARVLLGQPASGGQRGMVSDLALQAKEMVRIRSQVEEVLSRHTHHDIATLRADMDRDKVFTAPEAVAYGLADEVVSRRLGPS; encoded by the coding sequence ATGGGGACGTACACGATTCCGAACGTCGTCGAGCGGACCCCGAACGGCGAGCGTTCGTACGACGTGTTCAGCCGGCTGCTGTCCGAGCGGATCATCTTCCTCGGCACCGACATCGACGACGGGGTCGCCAACGTCGTGATCGCGCAACTCCTCCATCTGGAGTCGTCGGCGCCGGAGCGGGAGCTCGCGATCTACATCAACTCGCCCGGCGGATCGTTCACTTCACTGATGGCCATCTACGACACCATGACGTACGTGCAGGCCCCGATCTCGACGTTCTGCGTCGGTCAGGCCGCGTCGACGGCGGCCGTGCTGCTGGCCGGCGGGGACCCCGGGCGTCGGTTCGTCCTGGAGCACGCGCGCGTGCTGCTCGGTCAGCCGGCGAGCGGCGGGCAGCGTGGCATGGTCTCCGATCTCGCCCTCCAGGCGAAGGAGATGGTGCGGATCCGCTCCCAGGTGGAGGAGGTGCTGTCCCGGCACACCCACCACGACATCGCCACGCTGCGCGCCGACATGGACCGCGACAAGGTGTTCACCGCGCCGGAGGCCGTGGCGTACGGCCTGGCCGACGAGGTGGTCAGCCGACGCCTCGGCCCGTCCTGA
- a CDS encoding ATP-dependent Clp protease proteolytic subunit, with the protein MSPLTAGFAPALMPRAEEGDTPSSRFDDHLAAQLLGQRIVFLGTQVDEVSANRVCAQLLLLSAEDPRTDISLYINSPGGSVTAGLAIYDTMRLIPNDVATLAMGFAASMGQFLLSVGTHGKRYALPHARVMMHQPSAGIGGTTADIEIQAENLDFTKRTIERLTAQHTGQSEETISRDGDRDRWFTAEQAKEYGMVDRIVASLDDVRPAASKRRMGL; encoded by the coding sequence ATGTCTCCACTCACGGCCGGTTTCGCGCCGGCCCTCATGCCCCGCGCCGAGGAGGGCGACACCCCGTCCTCCCGCTTCGACGACCACCTCGCCGCCCAGCTCCTCGGGCAGCGGATCGTCTTCCTCGGCACCCAGGTCGACGAGGTCTCCGCGAACCGGGTCTGCGCCCAGTTGCTGCTCCTGTCCGCGGAGGACCCGCGCACGGACATCAGCCTGTACATCAACAGCCCCGGCGGCTCGGTGACGGCGGGCCTCGCCATCTACGACACGATGCGGCTGATCCCGAACGACGTCGCCACGCTGGCCATGGGTTTCGCGGCGAGCATGGGCCAGTTCCTGCTCAGCGTCGGCACCCACGGCAAGCGCTACGCCCTCCCCCACGCGCGGGTCATGATGCACCAGCCGTCGGCGGGCATCGGCGGCACCACCGCCGACATCGAGATCCAGGCGGAGAACCTGGACTTCACGAAGAGGACCATCGAGCGGCTGACCGCTCAGCACACGGGCCAGAGCGAGGAGACGATCTCCCGCGACGGCGACCGCGACCGCTGGTTCACGGCCGAACAGGCCAAGGAGTACGGCATGGTGGACCGGATCGTCGCCTCCCTGGACGACGTGCGCCCGGCCGCCTCGAAGCGACGGATGGGGCTCTGA
- a CDS encoding epoxide hydrolase family protein, with the protein MTSTQADSVQPTRINPFRIDIPQADLDDLHARLDRTRWPDDLPGTGWAYGVPADYLRELVRYWRHTYDWRAAEAELNAWPQFTTTIDGSNVHFAHIRSPEPTATPLILTHGWPGSIVEFVDIVGLLTDPAAHGGDPADAFHVVVPSIPGFGLSGPPADTRWEAGRIADAWAELMHRLGYERFGAQGGDWGSAISRELGRAHPDRVIGVHLNLLPGAQALTEPTAEELAALSPEERADTQESWRRWTAWSREGTGYAVLHATRPQTLAYALTDSPVGQLAWIVEKFREWTDSEELPEEAVDRDRLLTNVMLYWLTGTAGSAARIYYERAHATGARAAAPTLPSTTPTALAVFPAEIQIPLRHKAERTENIVRWTRLDRGGHFAAMEEPDLLAADVRAFFRQLRAAGSG; encoded by the coding sequence ATGACGTCCACGCAGGCAGACAGCGTCCAGCCGACCCGTATCAACCCGTTCCGCATCGACATCCCGCAGGCCGACCTCGACGACCTGCACGCCCGCCTGGACCGCACCCGCTGGCCCGACGACCTGCCCGGCACCGGCTGGGCGTACGGCGTACCGGCCGACTATCTGCGGGAGCTGGTCCGGTACTGGCGGCACACGTACGACTGGCGTGCGGCCGAGGCGGAGCTGAACGCGTGGCCGCAGTTCACGACCACCATCGACGGGTCGAACGTCCACTTCGCGCACATCCGCTCCCCGGAGCCGACCGCCACCCCGCTGATCCTCACCCACGGCTGGCCGGGCTCGATCGTCGAATTCGTGGACATCGTGGGCCTGTTGACCGACCCGGCGGCCCACGGCGGCGACCCCGCCGACGCCTTCCACGTGGTCGTACCCAGCATCCCCGGCTTCGGGCTGTCCGGGCCCCCGGCCGACACCCGCTGGGAGGCGGGCCGGATCGCCGACGCCTGGGCCGAGTTGATGCACCGGCTCGGCTACGAACGGTTCGGCGCGCAGGGCGGCGACTGGGGCTCGGCGATCTCCCGCGAGCTGGGCCGCGCCCACCCCGACCGGGTCATCGGAGTCCACCTCAACCTGCTGCCGGGCGCGCAGGCACTCACCGAGCCCACCGCTGAAGAACTGGCCGCGCTCAGCCCCGAGGAGCGGGCGGACACTCAGGAATCCTGGCGCCGCTGGACCGCCTGGTCGCGCGAGGGCACCGGATACGCCGTCCTCCACGCCACCCGCCCGCAGACTCTGGCGTACGCCCTCACGGACTCGCCGGTCGGCCAACTCGCCTGGATCGTCGAGAAGTTCAGGGAGTGGACCGACTCGGAGGAGCTGCCCGAGGAGGCCGTCGACCGGGACCGGCTGCTCACGAACGTGATGCTGTACTGGCTGACGGGGACGGCCGGTTCGGCCGCCCGTATCTACTACGAGCGGGCCCACGCCACCGGCGCCCGGGCCGCCGCGCCCACGCTCCCGTCCACCACCCCCACCGCGCTCGCCGTCTTCCCGGCCGAGATCCAGATCCCGCTCCGCCACAAGGCCGAGCGCACCGAGAACATCGTCCGCTGGACCAGGCTCGACCGGGGCGGCCACTTCGCCGCGATGGAGGAACCGGACCTGCTGGCAGCGGACGTACGGGCCTTCTTCCGGCAGCTGCGCGCAGCGGGCTCCGGGTGA
- a CDS encoding VOC family protein, translated as MEELMTTDAPTDGFTTCLWFEGRAEEAAHHYVSIFKNSSIGRISHYGEGAPQPAGTVLTVEFTAFGQKFVGLNGGPEFKFTEAVSFQIPCENQEDIDYYWTKLTDGGEPGPCGWLKDKFGVSWQVVPSRLIEMITDPDPAKVARATESFMAMSKFDLAALEKAFAGE; from the coding sequence ATGGAGGAGCTCATGACCACCGACGCACCCACCGACGGATTCACCACCTGCCTCTGGTTCGAGGGCCGGGCCGAGGAAGCCGCCCACCACTACGTGTCGATCTTCAAGAACTCCAGCATCGGTCGCATCAGCCACTACGGCGAGGGCGCCCCGCAGCCGGCGGGCACGGTGCTCACCGTGGAGTTCACGGCCTTCGGCCAGAAGTTCGTGGGGCTGAACGGCGGCCCGGAGTTCAAGTTCACCGAGGCGGTGTCCTTCCAGATCCCGTGCGAGAACCAGGAGGACATCGACTACTACTGGACCAAGCTCACCGACGGCGGCGAGCCCGGCCCCTGCGGCTGGCTCAAGGACAAGTTCGGCGTGTCCTGGCAGGTCGTCCCCAGCCGGCTCATCGAGATGATCACCGACCCGGACCCGGCGAAGGTCGCCCGCGCGACGGAGTCCTTCATGGCGATGAGCAAGTTCGACCTCGCCGCACTGGAGAAGGCCTTCGCGGGGGAGTGA
- a CDS encoding ABC transporter ATP-binding protein: MIQLRGVSKEFAHRRGSVEALHGIDLEAADGEFVAVVGRSGCGKSTLLRLIAGLVPPTRGEVLMGGRAVTGPRRDCAVLFQRPALLPWRSVLDNVLLPAEIAGERRNGSRELALGLIETMGLDGFQRRLPHELSGGMQQRVALCRSLMRRPRVLLMDEPFSALDALTRDELCAELQRTHREHPSTVVLVTHSVDEAVLLADRVVVLTPRPGRIRTVLDITLPRPRTRAEAGQAEQLARRAAELHALLLDSES, from the coding sequence GTGATCCAACTACGGGGTGTGTCCAAGGAGTTCGCGCACCGGCGAGGCTCCGTCGAAGCGCTTCACGGCATCGATCTGGAGGCGGCCGACGGCGAGTTCGTGGCCGTCGTCGGACGGTCCGGCTGCGGGAAGTCGACGCTGCTGCGGCTGATCGCCGGGCTGGTGCCGCCGACGCGGGGCGAAGTGCTGATGGGCGGCCGGGCCGTCACCGGGCCGCGCCGCGACTGCGCCGTCCTCTTCCAGCGCCCGGCGCTGCTGCCGTGGCGTTCGGTGCTGGACAACGTGCTGCTGCCTGCGGAGATTGCGGGCGAGCGGCGCAACGGCTCGCGCGAACTGGCGCTGGGACTGATCGAGACGATGGGCCTCGACGGCTTCCAGCGCCGCCTGCCGCACGAGTTGTCCGGCGGGATGCAGCAGCGGGTGGCGCTGTGCCGGTCGCTCATGCGGCGGCCCCGGGTGCTCTTGATGGACGAGCCGTTCTCCGCGCTCGACGCGCTCACCCGGGACGAGTTGTGCGCCGAGTTGCAGCGGACGCACCGCGAGCATCCGTCCACCGTCGTCCTCGTCACGCACTCCGTGGACGAGGCTGTCCTGCTCGCCGATCGGGTGGTCGTCCTCACGCCCCGGCCCGGCCGGATCCGTACGGTCCTCGACATCACCCTGCCCCGTCCGCGCACCCGCGCCGAGGCCGGCCAGGCAGAGCAACTGGCCCGGCGAGCGGCCGAGTTGCACGCGCTGCTGCTGGACAGCGAGAGCTGA
- a CDS encoding ABC transporter substrate-binding protein yields the protein MIRSYRTATVFCTAVTLLAAAACDSNSSSKSPSSAKDHITYVTAFGAAGRDAFAWVAEQKGYFGQAGIDVKIELGKATGENLKALASGNAQFTSLDFTGAMISAGAKNSTAYRDFRAVLAIHQRTLVSIMAMQGSGITAPKDLKGKRIAAAANSVNQLLFPGYAKLAGIDSAGIHWIAVQPVQLGPALASGKADALSTFLIGRPTIEKATVQARSKHVVVFPYSTYLPDLYGNATVTTASIAAKKPDLVKRFRTALLKGLKYTIQHPDEAGKLLHAKHPETDATAAAAEIKLMTPSVTAEGESSIGLITEARMRRAITSLQNAGVIQPGMEPQDVVDFAAMKGS from the coding sequence ATGATCCGCTCATACCGCACGGCGACGGTGTTCTGTACGGCGGTCACGTTACTGGCCGCCGCTGCCTGTGACTCCAACTCCTCCTCCAAGAGCCCGAGTTCGGCCAAGGATCACATCACCTACGTCACCGCCTTCGGTGCGGCGGGACGGGACGCCTTCGCCTGGGTGGCCGAGCAGAAAGGCTATTTCGGGCAGGCGGGAATCGACGTGAAGATTGAACTCGGAAAGGCCACCGGCGAGAACCTCAAGGCCCTCGCCTCCGGAAATGCGCAGTTCACGAGTTTGGACTTCACGGGCGCGATGATCTCAGCGGGCGCCAAGAACTCCACGGCCTACCGCGACTTCCGCGCCGTGCTCGCCATCCACCAGCGGACCCTCGTCTCCATCATGGCGATGCAGGGCTCGGGCATCACCGCCCCGAAGGACCTCAAGGGCAAACGGATCGCGGCCGCCGCCAATTCCGTGAACCAGCTGCTCTTCCCCGGCTACGCCAAGCTCGCCGGTATCGACTCCGCCGGAATCCACTGGATCGCGGTCCAGCCCGTCCAGTTGGGGCCGGCCCTCGCGAGCGGAAAGGCCGACGCGCTCAGCACGTTCCTGATCGGCCGGCCCACGATCGAGAAGGCCACCGTGCAGGCCAGGTCGAAACACGTGGTGGTGTTCCCCTACAGCACCTACCTGCCCGACCTGTACGGCAACGCGACCGTCACCACGGCCTCCATCGCCGCCAAGAAACCGGACCTGGTCAAGCGCTTCCGCACGGCTCTGCTCAAGGGGCTGAAGTACACGATCCAACACCCCGACGAGGCAGGGAAGTTGCTGCACGCCAAGCACCCGGAGACGGACGCCACGGCCGCGGCCGCGGAGATCAAACTGATGACGCCGTCCGTGACGGCCGAGGGTGAGTCGTCCATCGGCCTGATCACCGAGGCGCGGATGCGGCGGGCCATCACCAGCCTCCAGAACGCCGGTGTCATCCAGCCCGGGATGGAACCCCAGGACGTGGTCGACTTCGCGGCCATGAAGGGGAGTTGA
- a CDS encoding methyltransferase domain-containing protein translates to MEAPLPYVFDNDHPEAVDRHGQLPAILDEFTISRLSSLGDLTGRRCLETGAGGGSIAAWLARAAGSTGRVLATDVNTRHLPPSPPYDVLVHDLESDPVPDGPWDVIHARLVLLHLPGREAILRRLAAGLAPGGALVVEDFETTFRKLVLAAPTAEAAQLVDHYHELLVERVLPAHGNDPTWAGRVPAAMLEAGLTDVDTVIQARSWPGGTAGAMLIGANIAQAREDFLAAGMTEAQLDELDRLVADPRLVLRGHFTYSTIGRRPSA, encoded by the coding sequence GTGGAGGCCCCGCTCCCGTACGTCTTCGACAACGACCACCCGGAGGCCGTCGACCGGCACGGTCAACTCCCGGCGATCCTCGACGAGTTCACGATCTCGCGGCTGTCGTCCCTCGGTGACCTGACCGGTCGGCGCTGTCTGGAGACCGGCGCCGGGGGCGGCAGCATCGCCGCCTGGCTGGCCCGCGCGGCGGGATCGACCGGGCGGGTACTGGCCACCGACGTCAACACCCGTCATCTGCCGCCGAGTCCGCCGTACGACGTACTGGTGCACGACCTGGAGAGCGACCCGGTGCCGGACGGACCCTGGGACGTGATCCACGCCCGGCTGGTGCTGCTGCACCTGCCCGGACGGGAAGCCATCCTTCGAAGGCTCGCGGCGGGGCTCGCACCCGGTGGTGCGCTGGTGGTGGAGGACTTCGAGACGACCTTCCGCAAGCTGGTGCTGGCCGCCCCGACCGCCGAGGCGGCCCAACTGGTCGACCACTACCACGAGTTGCTCGTCGAACGCGTCCTGCCCGCCCACGGCAACGACCCCACCTGGGCGGGACGGGTGCCCGCCGCCATGCTGGAGGCGGGCCTGACCGACGTGGACACCGTGATCCAGGCCCGGTCCTGGCCGGGCGGTACGGCGGGGGCGATGCTGATCGGCGCGAACATCGCGCAGGCGCGGGAGGACTTCCTGGCGGCCGGTATGACGGAGGCCCAACTCGACGAGCTGGACCGGCTGGTGGCCGACCCCCGGCTCGTGCTGCGCGGCCACTTCACCTACTCGACCATCGGTCGCAGGCCCTCCGCGTGA
- a CDS encoding ABC transporter permease, producing the protein MRRVLSAGPPVLAAVCALAGWWLITVAFDIRPFLLPSPPDVVDAFDRLPGYLLRQTWQTFTETAVGFGLAVGAGLATAVLLTASRGVERAVMPLLVAVNAVPKIAVAPLLVVWLGFGTAPKVFMVALLAWFPVVVSTMAGLTSVPLELAELARSLTASRWQTYRKLRIPWALPQVFTGLRLGVTLAVVGAVVGEFAGGDQGLGYVIVASGGNADTPLAFAAMTLLSAMSVLLFYVVVLVERALLPWAREITG; encoded by the coding sequence GTGAGACGCGTCCTGTCGGCGGGACCGCCGGTCCTGGCGGCGGTGTGCGCCCTGGCCGGGTGGTGGCTGATCACGGTCGCCTTCGACATCCGGCCGTTCCTGCTGCCGTCGCCGCCCGATGTGGTCGACGCCTTCGACCGGCTGCCCGGCTATCTGCTCCGGCAGACCTGGCAGACGTTCACCGAGACGGCCGTCGGCTTCGGCCTGGCCGTGGGCGCCGGACTCGCGACCGCCGTCCTGCTCACCGCGTCCCGTGGCGTGGAACGCGCGGTCATGCCGCTCCTGGTCGCCGTCAACGCCGTACCCAAGATCGCGGTGGCCCCGCTCCTCGTGGTCTGGCTCGGCTTCGGGACCGCCCCGAAGGTGTTCATGGTCGCCCTGCTCGCCTGGTTCCCCGTCGTCGTGTCGACCATGGCCGGGCTGACCTCGGTCCCCCTGGAACTGGCCGAACTGGCCCGCTCCCTCACCGCCTCCCGCTGGCAGACCTACCGCAAACTCCGCATCCCCTGGGCCCTGCCCCAGGTCTTCACCGGCCTGCGCCTCGGCGTCACCCTGGCCGTCGTCGGCGCGGTCGTCGGCGAATTCGCGGGCGGTGACCAGGGCCTCGGATACGTCATCGTGGCCTCGGGCGGCAACGCCGACACCCCTCTCGCCTTCGCCGCGATGACCCTGCTCAGCGCGATGAGCGTGCTGCTTTTCTATGTCGTCGTTCTCGTGGAGCGGGCGTTGTTGCCCTGGGCTCGCGAGATCACCGGCTGA